GGCTTGACAAAGATGTTCCAGTGCCAGAGTGTGCCCGCCGGTCCTGAATCAGCCAGATCACACCACGTCCGACTGACCAGCACGGTGTCCGCGCGGGTGATCCTGCCTGTGCGGGGCAGGGTCGCGGGGTTCCAGACGGTCAGCCACTGCAGTCCTGCACTGCTCGCAGCAATCTCGAACACCGTCACGAACTCCTCCCGACCATCCTGATTGATGTCGCGCAGCACGTACGCTTCCACGAAGCGGGCCATGCTGTTCGGCTGTGCCAGCAGCCCGGAATACAGCGCGCGCATTCCGCGGATCAGCACGAACCGCACCGAGTCGTCGCAGGAGCTGTCGTACAGATACAGCGCGTCTCTCTGTCCGGGGGTCACGAACGCGCCCGTCCGGGCCGCGAGCACCCGCACCGACGTGTTGTCGCACCCGCCTACCTGCGCGTTCAGTTTCGCCACGGTCAGCAGAGGGGCGTGTTCCGGCGCGACCGTGCCCCGGCTGGGCGGCAGGTCGTGGCTGTACAGCAGCCGCTCGCCCTGCGCGGATGCCGATCCCAGCAGCGCAGCGCACAGCGCCATCCGCGCGACAGTCATCTGCCCAGTGTACGGCCCGCATCTGTCTCTCACTGGCTCGGCTGTCTCAGCGTCCGCACGGCGGGCAGGTCGGATCGGATAGGCTCAAAACAAAAAACCCGTCCTTCGCGGACGGTGATAACGAAAGGATAGCGTGGTATGCAGGGCGTGTCAACCCTGGTGCATGCGTGCCGCGAAGTGCGTGCTGGAGGTGTTTTCGGGTGAGGCAGTATGCGGCGTATGCAGGTGCGTCAGCCGGTCAGGCGGGGCAGCAGCGCCACGACCGCCGCGATGGTCGGGACGCTCAGGACGGTGCTGAGGAACGCGGTGCGGGCGACGGTGTCGGCGTCCCCGCCGTACTCGCGGGCGATCAGCAGGGCGTTCACGGCAGTGGGCATGCTGGCGGACAGCACGAGGACGGCCAGCACCTCGCCCCGCAGGCCGCAGGCGAGTCCGGCGGCGAGGCCCAGCAGGGGGCCGCCGATCAGCCGCGCGGCGGTCGCGAGCCACACGCGGGCGTCCAGGCGCGGCCAGCCGCCCGAGCCGAGTTGCAGGCCCAGCGACAGCAGCACCATCGGCAGGGTCGCCTGCGCCAGCAATTCCACGCCGCGCATCAGGCCTTCCGGGGGCTGGAGGTGCAGGGCGCGGAGGGTGACGCCCAGCGCGACCATCCACACGGCGGGCAGGCGCACCATGTTCAGCAGCATCCCGCCTGCGCTGGGGGGCGGCTGGTCGGGGCGGCGCACGCGGGCGGTGTACACGACGGGCGCGATGACGTACATGCCGACGAAGGACATCAGGAACAGCAGCGTGGCGTGCGCGAAGCCCGCCTGCCCGAACGCGAACAGCGCGATCGGGAGGCCCATGTTGCCGCTGTTCCAGATGCCGACGCTCGCGGCGAGGCTGCGCCGCTGCGCCTGCGGGGCGCGCAGGCCGGTCAGCCAGCCCAGCAGCAGGCTGCCCGCGACGGTCAGGGCGTACGCGGCGCCCAGCGTCAGGACCTCGCCCGCCTGCACGCGGGTGGTCAGCAGGACGTTGAGCACGAGTGCCGGGGACAGCAGGTACAGCGTGATCCGCGCGACGGTCGCCTGATCGATGGGAAACCGCGCCGAGACGAGCGCGCCCAGCCCCGCGACGAGCATGACGGGCAGCAGGACGTTACTCAGGGCCTGAAGCACCCCGCCATGCTGTCACGCGTGGCAGGGTGGATGGGGCGCAGGTGCAGACGGGTCAGTGCGTGGCGTGCAGGGGGAGGGTCGGGGCGAGCCACACGCGGC
This genomic window from Deinococcus sedimenti contains:
- a CDS encoding AEC family transporter, translated to MLQALSNVLLPVMLVAGLGALVSARFPIDQATVARITLYLLSPALVLNVLLTTRVQAGEVLTLGAAYALTVAGSLLLGWLTGLRAPQAQRRSLAASVGIWNSGNMGLPIALFAFGQAGFAHATLLFLMSFVGMYVIAPVVYTARVRRPDQPPPSAGGMLLNMVRLPAVWMVALGVTLRALHLQPPEGLMRGVELLAQATLPMVLLSLGLQLGSGGWPRLDARVWLATAARLIGGPLLGLAAGLACGLRGEVLAVLVLSASMPTAVNALLIAREYGGDADTVARTAFLSTVLSVPTIAAVVALLPRLTG